In Leopardus geoffroyi isolate Oge1 chromosome D1, O.geoffroyi_Oge1_pat1.0, whole genome shotgun sequence, a single window of DNA contains:
- the KCNE3 gene encoding potassium voltage-gated channel subfamily E member 3, translating into METTNGTETWYKSLHAVLKALNATIHSNLLCRPGPDNLTEKRRASLPGRDDNSYMYILFVMFLFAVTVGSLILGYTRSRKVDKRSDPYHVYIKNRVSMI; encoded by the coding sequence ATGGAGACCACCAACGGGACTGAGACTTGGTACAAAAGCCTGCACGCTGTGCTGAAGGCTCTAAATGCCACTATTCACAGCAACCTGCTCTGCCGGCCAGGGCCAGACAACCTGACAGAGAAGCGACGGGCCAGCCTACCTGGCCGTGATGACAACTCCTACATGTACATTCTCTTTGTCATGTTTCTATTTGCTGTCACTGTGGGCAGCCTCATCCTGGGATATACCCGCTCCCGCAAAGTGGACAAGCGCAGTGACCCCTATCATGTGTACATCAAGAACCGTGTGTCTATGATCTGA